TACCTCTAAACTGTTGGGTTCAATACGCATGAAGGGTTTAATTTCATATTGTTGGCTTAACAGGGAATAACCCCGATCTATTCTCAGGGTAGCTGCTTTTTCACATTCCCAGGACATAAAATGGAAACCTAGCAGACCGTCCCCCGGGTTTACCCTTTGCACGACTACTGCTGCAGCCCCATCGCCAATTAGTAAACTGGCAAAATCGGCGCAGTCTTCGTTGGCCAATAAAGCCTCTGTGGCCACTACCAGCACAGTATTATAAAAGCCACTTCCAATATAAGAGGCTGCGGTGAAGAGAGTTGGCAGAAAACCGTTAAAGCCATTGTCAATATTAAAGGAACAGGCATTGCTGGCACCGATGGAAGTTTGAATAAAATTGGCAATGGGGGGTGTGAGACGATGCATATCTTTACAGGAATGAGTGACCAGAACCAAATCAATGTCCAGAGGACTTATGCCATATCTATCCAGGGCGTTTTGGGCTGCCTTTACCCCCATCTCCCCGAGAGACTCCTGTTTGGCAAATCTTCTTTCCCTCATACCAAATTTTTGGACAAATAGTTGTTTCTCAGCTTCCGGCAGGTTTACCAGCTTAAAATCGTCATTAGTCAATTTGGTTGGAGGTAAGTAGGACCCTATGGCAGTTATGCCAACAGGTGTGGCTACCTGTACGGCCTTACTTCCGGATAATTGATAATCAGCCAACTCATAACTCGTTTTCATTGCTCTCCTCCCCTTGTTT
This region of Desulforamulus ferrireducens genomic DNA includes:
- a CDS encoding 3-oxoacyl-ACP synthase III family protein, which gives rise to MKTSYELADYQLSGSKAVQVATPVGITAIGSYLPPTKLTNDDFKLVNLPEAEKQLFVQKFGMRERRFAKQESLGEMGVKAAQNALDRYGISPLDIDLVLVTHSCKDMHRLTPPIANFIQTSIGASNACSFNIDNGFNGFLPTLFTAASYIGSGFYNTVLVVATEALLANEDCADFASLLIGDGAAAVVVQRVNPGDGLLGFHFMSWECEKAATLRIDRGYSLLSQQYEIKPFMRIEPNSLEVDVPKLEKYLPFTVNMTLDKLNLTARDINLSIFGQQYLELNRTWANNLGINYELVHDTIAEYAAMKTASIPVTIDHAVSCGKLNKGDLLLLADQGANWSFASAVIKWCL